The stretch of DNA AATGTCCCAGCTTCGCCTTGTTGATTGCGAAGGACTCCTTCAGAGCGTTCTCCATCCGCAGGTAGAGGTCCATCGGGGCAACGCAAGGGTTCTTCAGAGCGATGGAGGTGATCATCGCGGGCACGCCGTCCTCGTTCCGCAGACGGTTGATGTTGGCCTGATACTCGTTGATCTGAAAATGCTCGGTGTTCTCGAAGACGTTCTGAATGAAGCGGGGATCGAGTCCGAAAGTGCCCTCCGAGGGCTTGACGAACTCGAACTCATCGAGCACCGTTCGCGCCATGTTGTTGTCCACGCCGCTGTCGGCCCGACCGGCGTAGATGAGGGCCTTCTGGAGCAGGGTCAAGTTGGGGTTCTGTTTGGACTCGTAGAGCCGCGTCATCGCCGCCACCAGGCTCAGGAACTCCAACGCGTGAGGGGCTACATGCGCGAGATGCTTCTTGCTCGAGCTCCAGCTGCGCTGAGCGTTGGAGTAGGTGAAAGCGTAGATCTGCTCTTCGTCCTTGAAATTGACCGACAGCGGCATCTCGATGAAGGTCGTCCTGGACCGAAGAGCCTCGAAGGTCTCGTTGGCCATGAACATGTTGTACTCGTGAAAGTTCGTGTGACCGATGATGACTCCGTTGAAAGGAATGGGAGGCTGACCTTCCGGTTTGAAGAATCGGTCCTGAGTCGCGAAGAGCAGCTCATAGAGAAACCGGTCCGATAGCTTGAGGATCTCGTGAATCTCCACGAAGCCATTCGCCCCGGCGCAAAGCTCGCCCTTGTAATCATGAACCAGCGGGTGAGATTCGCTTCCGAAACGCGGTAACAGGCTGTAGTCGATGTTCCCCACGAGCGAGCCAGCCTCCTGGCTCTTCTCGTCCCGCGGCGTGTAGGAGCCGATGCCGGACTTGGTGCGCGCATCGTAGACCATTCGCCGAACCTTCAAGAAAGGCAACAGCCCGGCGAAGTCGATTCGCTTCGCCCTCATGAACTCCTGCAGAACGAAGTCCGAGAACGGTGAAATGAGACCGTCGATGGCCATGCGGAACTCGCCATCGTAGTGCGGATGCCGGTCGAGAAAGTCCTTGACCCGATCGTGCTCGACTAGACCATTCAGCCTGGCGATGAAAGCCGGCCTCAAGTTCCTCGGGATCACCTGAAGCGGCCTCTCGAAAATTGGCGCTTGCAAGTAGTAGACTCCACCCTCTTCGAAAAGAGCCTTCTCCCGTAGCCGCTCGTCGACGGTGGGTAGGAGCAGCGTGTAGGTCTTGCCTTCGTCCGACTGAGAATAGACGTTGAGCGCGGTCTTGATTCCGTCCATCGAACGCGACTTCGCGGCGCCCGGCGGACCGAGAAGAATCCACAGGCGCTTCGAAGCCTCAAGCCCGCGGCTCGCATTGTCTATCTTCTCGACGAGATTCTCTTTCGCCTTCTGCTGGCCGAAGACGACGTAGAGGCCGACGAGAGCATCGTTCTCGAAGAAGTTGTAGCGATGCCGGATCGGCTTGCCGGGGACGAGCGTTCGCTCGATACCGCTCGAGAGAAGCATGTCGTGGAGCAGCTGAAAGGTGTTACGCGTCGTCCACGGCTCGCTCTTGACGAGCTCCAGGTACTCGGGGAAGGAAAATATCTCATCCTCCACCGGTCCGGGAGCTGAGCTTCTGACGATTTCCTCGAACTCGGTCAGCATCGTGTTCCTCCAGAGGGGCGGAGCTTCTACCTACAGTTTAGATCGGGACGCAAAGGACCACCGCAGTTTCGCCCAACCGTCCGGTCGGTAGGAGCGCGGCGACCAAATTTCCGCAATTCATGAATATTCTGTTCCGAAAGTCGTCGGACTGATTGGGTTGTCGGGTCTATGAACTATTGTAACGAAGTGGCGAGATTCGGGCGAGCCCCAGCACGGCCTGCCCGCCCGAATCGCGGACGCAAGGAGAGCAATATTTTCAGGCGAGAAACGTCAGAAGCTTCCGCTGACTCCTTTGAAGCCTCTCATGGCCTGCTTGAGACCCCACCAGACCACGCGTCGGGTGTTGTAGCAGAAGCCGAGAATGTAATTGCAGGTCGAAAGGCAGTGCTTGGTGCACTCCTCCTTCATCTCGTCGAGCTGCTGATGGTCGAATTTGTGGTTTCCTACCGTGCCCCAGTCGTGAGAAGCCGAGTACATCGGAAAACAAGGGGCGAGCGTCCCGTCCACCCGAATGATCAGCATGTTGTGTCCCGCGCGACAGTTCCAACGTTGTTTGACCTCGCCACGCATGAGGTTTTTCATCTCGTGAAGGTGAGACAGCGGGTTGACGACACGCTGTCCCCCCTCGTGTCGCTCGATGATCCAGTCGAGCAGATCGTCGACTTTCTCGTAGTCCTGCGGCCGCAGATAGGTCTCGTTCTCGTCGTAGTGCTTGAAGTGGTCCTGCTCGATCATCGGCGCCTCGTTGATGTGAAAGTCGATCGAGATGTTTCGCTCCAGAGCGAGCTCGGTCAGGGCACGCACGTCGTCCATGTTGTTGCGGCAAATGTTGGTGTTGATTGCGACGGTGTATCCGTAACGGCGCTGGCGGTCGAGCAGGTACTCGAAGTTGTTGCGGATGGGAGCCAGCGCCTTGGGAAGCGACGGTCTGACCTCGATGCTGTCGACGGCGATATTCACGGTCGCGAGTCCGGAGTCGCCGAGTCGATCGATGACATCGGGACGCATGAGCCGGCCGTTGGTCGGGAGGTACACGAAGAATCCTTTCTTGGCCGCATAGTCCGTCACCTTGTGGACGAAATCGGGCCGGAGCAGAGGCTCTCCTCCCATGAGTGCCAGAACGCGGTTTCCGAGCGACTCGAGCCAATCCACCGATCGCCGCGCCGTGTCTTCGTTCATCCCCCGGACGGCGTTGTTATAGGCCCAGCAGTAATGGCAGTCCAGGTTGCACTTATAGTCGGTAAACAGGTAGGCGATGATCGGGCGAAGCTCCTTGCGATTCTTCAGTGAACGGGACTGGAAGTACGGCTTTCCCCAGGCATTCCAGGTGCGTTTTGCGTTCATGCGCTGGTATTCGGTGAGCGTGGGCTCGTTCCCGTCCAGGTACGCCCTCTGGGGGTAAACCGGCTCGGGCAGGGTGAGCCTTCCCCGGTCGTGCCGGGAAGAGGCACCGTTGTCCTTGCCGTTCGATCCGTCCATCAGGATCTCGTGCAGCTTGACATCGATGCGGTACGGGGCCGCGGAGCTCGCACTCTCCGCGGGCGCTACTTCAGTCGTATCAGACATTTACGGATCTCCATTTCGTGGTGAACTGAGCAGAGGTCTGTGGTCCAAGAAAACACATTTTAGGAGAAAATTCCTTCAAAACCAAAACTCTCCTGCTACGATCGCCGACATGGCCGTGAACCTACCCCGGCTCGTCTCCGCCTACTACGAGGAGCGGCCCGACCCGAGCATCGATTCCCAGCGGGTCGCCTTTGGCACGTCGGGCCATCGAGGCTCCGCATTGTCGCGCAGCTTCAACGAAGACCACATCCTGGCCATGACCCAGGCGATCTGCGAGTACCGGAAACACCAGGCGATCGAGGGGCCCTTGTTCCTCGGAGCCGATACGCACGCGCTTTCCGAGCCGGCGCGTGCCACGGCGCTCGAGGTCCTGGCCGGCAATCACGTCTCGGTCATGATCGACGCCGAGCTCGGATTCACCCCGACTCCGGCGATCTCCCACGCCATTCTCGGCTACAACCGCGGCCGGTCCAGCGGGCTTGCGGACGGGATCGTCATCACTCCGTCGCACAACCCGCCCGAGGACGGCGGGCTCAAGTACAACCCCACCCATGGCGGCCCGGCCGATACGGACGTGACCGGTTGGATCGAAAGTCGAGCCAACGAGATTCTCGCCGACGGGCTCTCGGGGGTCCAGCGCACGTCCTACGAGCGGGCGATGGGCGCCTCTACGACGCACCGTCACGATTTCGTCTCCTCGTACATCTCCGATCTCGAAACGGTCGTCGACATGGACAAGGTGCGCAACGTGCGCCTCGGCGTCGATCCGCTGGGAGGCGCGGGGGTGGCCTATTGGGGTCCGATAGCCGAGCGATACCGCCTCGATCGGATGGAGATCGTCGACGACCGAGTGGACCCGACGTTCGCCTTCATGCCGCCCGACTGGGACGGCAAGATCCGCATGGACTGCTCGTCGCCTCGAGCGATGGCGGGGCTCATCGCGCTCAAGGACCGATTCGACGTCGCCTTCGCCAACGACACCGACAACGATCGCCACGGTATCGTGACGAAGAGCATCGGGCTTATGAACCCGAACCACTACCTCGCCGCCGCGGTCTCGTATCTCTTCTCCCACCGGCCGGGCTTTCGGCCTTCCGCCGCAATCGGAAAAACCCTCGTCACCAGCAGCATCCTCGATCGCATCGCGGCGCATCTCGGCAGGAAGCTCGTGGAGGTGCCCGTCGGTTTCAAATGGTTCGTGCCGGGCCTTCTCGATGGTTCACTGGGCTTCGGTGGGGAAGAAAGCGCCGGCGCATCGTTCCTCCGTCGCGATGGTACCGTATGGACAACCGACAAAGACGGGATCGTCCTGGGTCTTCTCGCCGCGGAAATGACGGCGGCGACCGGTCGCGATCCCGGCGAGATCTACGATGAATTGACCCGCGAGCTGGGCGCCCCGGTCTACGAGCGCATCGACTCGAAGGCGACGCCGGCTCAGAAGGCGGTTCTCAAAAAGCTCTCCCCCGATGCCGTGAGCGCTCGAGAGCTGGCCGGTGATCCGATTCGACAGATGTTGACCGAGGCCCCCGGCAACGGGGCCGCCATCGGAGGGCTCAAGGTCGTGACGGAGCACGGCTGGTTCGCGGCGCGTCCATCCGGCACCGAGGACGTCTACAAGCTGTACGCCGAGAGCTTTCGAGACGAAGCTCACCTGCGGCGGATCCAGGAAGAGGCCCAGGCGATGCTCCGGCGCGTCCTCGACCAATGAGTCTCCACCGTCTCACCCCCCGAGTGCAGCATTATGCCTGGGGCGACGCGGAGTTCATTCCTCGCCTCATCGGCCAGGCCAACTCCCACGACCAGCCGTTTGCCGAGCTGTGGTTCGGCACCCACCCCGATTTGCCTTCACTGGTCGACGGAGCTCCACTCGGCGCCGTTCTCGAGGGAGAGCTGCCCTACTTGATGAAGGTCTTGTCGGCCGCGAGGCCGCTTTCCGTCCAGACGCACCCAACGGCGCAGCAAGCGAGGGAAGGCTTCGAGAGAGAGAACGCAGCCGGAATTCCTCTCTCCGCGCCCCAACGCAACTACCGAGATCCGCGACCGAAGCCAGAGCTCATCGTCGCCCTCACGGACTTCTACGCCCTCGTCGGATTCCGACCCCTGTCGGAGATCGCTTCGCTGTTGCGGGAGGTGCCCGAGCTGTCACGATTCGTCCCCGGGTTCGAGACGACGGCCGAAGGGCTCCGGCGGCTCTACGAGAAATTGATGACGCTCGAGAAAAACGACGTCGACGGAATTCTCGAGCCGCTTCTCGCCCGGCTGCGAGACCAGAGTTTCGAGCGCACTCACCCCGAGCACTGGCTCGTCCGCGCCGCGACGGTGTTTTCCGCAAGCGGCCATCACGACCCCGGGCTCTTCTCCGTCCTTCTGCTGAACCTCGTCCACCTCCGCCCGGAGCAAGCCCTCTTCCTCGACGCGGGAACCCTCCACGCCTACCTCGAAGGCTCCGGTATCGAGATCATGTCGAGCTCCAACAACGTTCTCCGGGGAGGGCTCACGAGCAAGCACGTCGACCTGCCCGAGCTCCAGCGAACGGTCCGCTTCGAGAGTGAGAGACCGGAAGTAAGGAACCGTCAGCGGCTCAGCGACACCGAATCGTTCTATGAAACCCCCGCCGTGGAGTTCGAGCTGCGACGCATCGACGTGATCGAGAGCCGGGCGCACGAGAACGAGCCGAGCCGTGGCCCCGAGATCCTGTTCGTCGCGGATGCCGACGGGCCGGTGACGATCTCCTCGGGAACGAAATGGCTCGAACTGGCG from Vicinamibacteria bacterium encodes:
- a CDS encoding radical SAM protein; the encoded protein is MSDTTEVAPAESASSAAPYRIDVKLHEILMDGSNGKDNGASSRHDRGRLTLPEPVYPQRAYLDGNEPTLTEYQRMNAKRTWNAWGKPYFQSRSLKNRKELRPIIAYLFTDYKCNLDCHYCWAYNNAVRGMNEDTARRSVDWLESLGNRVLALMGGEPLLRPDFVHKVTDYAAKKGFFVYLPTNGRLMRPDVIDRLGDSGLATVNIAVDSIEVRPSLPKALAPIRNNFEYLLDRQRRYGYTVAINTNICRNNMDDVRALTELALERNISIDFHINEAPMIEQDHFKHYDENETYLRPQDYEKVDDLLDWIIERHEGGQRVVNPLSHLHEMKNLMRGEVKQRWNCRAGHNMLIIRVDGTLAPCFPMYSASHDWGTVGNHKFDHQQLDEMKEECTKHCLSTCNYILGFCYNTRRVVWWGLKQAMRGFKGVSGSF
- the pgm gene encoding phosphoglucomutase (alpha-D-glucose-1,6-bisphosphate-dependent); this encodes MAVNLPRLVSAYYEERPDPSIDSQRVAFGTSGHRGSALSRSFNEDHILAMTQAICEYRKHQAIEGPLFLGADTHALSEPARATALEVLAGNHVSVMIDAELGFTPTPAISHAILGYNRGRSSGLADGIVITPSHNPPEDGGLKYNPTHGGPADTDVTGWIESRANEILADGLSGVQRTSYERAMGASTTHRHDFVSSYISDLETVVDMDKVRNVRLGVDPLGGAGVAYWGPIAERYRLDRMEIVDDRVDPTFAFMPPDWDGKIRMDCSSPRAMAGLIALKDRFDVAFANDTDNDRHGIVTKSIGLMNPNHYLAAAVSYLFSHRPGFRPSAAIGKTLVTSSILDRIAAHLGRKLVEVPVGFKWFVPGLLDGSLGFGGEESAGASFLRRDGTVWTTDKDGIVLGLLAAEMTAATGRDPGEIYDELTRELGAPVYERIDSKATPAQKAVLKKLSPDAVSARELAGDPIRQMLTEAPGNGAAIGGLKVVTEHGWFAARPSGTEDVYKLYAESFRDEAHLRRIQEEAQAMLRRVLDQ